A stretch of the Salvelinus fontinalis isolate EN_2023a chromosome 22, ASM2944872v1, whole genome shotgun sequence genome encodes the following:
- the LOC129819840 gene encoding transmembrane protein 79-like → MSVHLTLNPDEDRAGGPSKTSGSTAAGPQTPGAEQQGLEHRRMEEEKGEEDEKQEAKKATSSAALEPSTLLWLGDREGEKGGVVSESEGAEGEEEEEEEEEREVERIGGSTELLEGQESQPESERKAKWRESMPEGERWRDDEVEGGKGEDMDGSLADDEEEGEDGPVNWMPEKVAQVFTPTVIVRPSSKGEEFPLENSKYGEMDTEKRPFLEPQTPTAPPVLYYPQWTEEPDNYTHMCGGSCGDVLKLGLGIGAAAVLFPLLVWGGYALLPFDAPPLDSAPLRLVYTLRCSFFAVIPIMLGVLVQGLARLRYGALTPLYEAKVGEESREVAVHRHYVGDSLSLFLLYFLQLAVMATYISQDLLKMVPLLTIVFAFGRLIYWVCLSLGSSVRGLGFGLSFLPILVMLGANLYFVCSSLSEGAVFDVAPATTAPPPRQSWWG, encoded by the exons CAGTGGGTCTACTGCTGCAGGACCTCAAACACCTGGAGCAGAACAACAGGGCCTAGAGCACAGGAGGATGGAAGAAGAGAAGGGGGAAGAGGATGAGAAGCAAGAGGCGAAAAAGGCAACCAGCTCAGCTGCCTTGGAGCCTAGCACTTTGCTGTGGCtgggtgacagagagggagagaaaggaggtgtGGTGTCCGAGAGTGAGGGagctgaaggggaggaggaggaggaggaggaggaggagagagaggtagagaggataggAGGGAGCACAGAGCTTCTGGAGGGACAGGAGAGCCAGCCAGAGAGTGAGCGAAAGGCAAAATGGAGAGAGAGCATGCCAGagggagagcgatggagagatGATGAGGTGGAGGGAGGCAAAGGTGAGGACATGGATGGTTCGCTTGcagatgatgaggaagagggggaggacggCCCAGTGAATTGGATGCCAGAGAAGGTTGCGCAGGTCTTCACTCCGACAGTGATAGTGCGTCCATCCAGCAAAGGGGAGGAGTTCCCACTCGAAAATAGCAAATATGGGGAGATGGATACTGAGAAGAGACCTTTCTTAGAGCCCCAGACACCAACAGCCCCACCAGTACTCTACTACCCACAGTGGACAGAGGAGCCGGACAACTACACAC ATATGTGTGGTGGTAGTTGTGGGGATGTTCTGAAACTTGGCCTGGGCATTGGTGCTGCAGCTGTTCTCTTCCCTCTACTTGTGTGGGGCGGCTATGCCCTTTTGCCCTTTGATGCCCCACCCCTGGACAGCGCCCCTCTCAGACTGGTGTACACACTGCGCTGCTCCTTCTTTGCTGTCATACCCATTATGCTAG GTGTGCTGGTGCAGGGGTTGGCGCGGCTGCGCTACGGCGCCCTGACACCCCTCTACGAGGCCAAGGTGGGGGAGGAGAGCCGGGAGGTGGCAGTCCACCGGCACTACGTGGGCGACTCGCTCTCCCTCTTCCTACTCTACTTCCTGCAGCTGGCCGTCATGGCCACCTACATCAGCCAGGACCTGCTCAAGATGGTGCCCCTGCTCACCATCGTTTTTGCCTTCGGCAG GCTGATCTACTGGGTGTGCTTGTCCCTAGGCAGCAGTGTGAGGGGTTTGGGCTTCGGCCTCTCCTTCCTGCCCATACTGGTCATGTTGGGCGCCAACCTCTACTTTGTGTGCTCGTCACTCAGTGAAGGGGCTGTCTTTGATGTGGCCCCAGCCACCACCGCCCCACCTCCCAGGCAGAGTTGGTGGGGCTAG